One Nostoc punctiforme PCC 73102 DNA window includes the following coding sequences:
- a CDS encoding response regulator, with amino-acid sequence MILLVEDNPDDEALTLRALKKNNIMNEVVVARDGVQALDYLFGKGVYADRDMSVMPNLILLDLKLPKMDGLEVLRHLRADERTKILPVVILTSSKEEQDLINGYSLGANSYVRKPVDFSQFSEAVRQLGLYWFVLNESPPRV; translated from the coding sequence ATGATTCTACTAGTAGAAGACAATCCTGACGATGAAGCGTTAACCTTACGGGCACTGAAGAAAAACAACATTATGAACGAGGTAGTGGTAGCACGCGATGGGGTACAAGCCCTAGATTATCTCTTTGGTAAAGGTGTGTACGCTGACCGCGACATGAGCGTTATGCCGAATCTCATCCTGTTGGATTTGAAGTTGCCTAAAATGGATGGTTTGGAAGTTTTGCGACATCTACGAGCCGACGAAAGGACAAAAATTCTTCCCGTCGTCATTCTCACTTCGTCCAAGGAAGAGCAAGACTTAATCAATGGTTACAGCTTAGGTGCCAACAGCTATGTTCGGAAACCAGTAGACTTTTCCCAATTCAGTGAAGCAGTGCGACAACTAGGGTTGTACTGGTTTGTCTTAAACGAATCACCACCAAGGGTATAG
- a CDS encoding sensor histidine kinase, translated as MGIPLRVLLVEDSEDDAFLLLRELQRGDYEVAFERVDTPTAMKAAIAEQIWDIVICDYSMPTFSAPAALKQVKESGLDLPFIIVSGTIGEDTAVAAMKAGAHDYIIKGNLARLIPAVARELREAQVRLERKQAEEQIKASLQEKEVLLKEIHHRVKNNLQIISSLLNLQAEYLKDNQVLEVFKDSQNRIETMALIHEKLYQSQDLAKINFAEYIQDLVTNLFYSYNVNASAITLKMNVEEVFLAIDAAIPCGLIINELISNSLKYAFPQRETGEICIGFCSIEANLFTLAVSDNGVGFAQDFDFQATESLGLRLVKGLTHQLQGNIDFISYNGVKCKIIFPIKNI; from the coding sequence ATGGGTATACCACTGCGCGTATTACTTGTTGAGGATTCAGAAGACGACGCTTTTTTGTTGCTACGTGAACTGCAACGTGGTGACTATGAAGTAGCCTTTGAAAGGGTTGATACACCCACAGCCATGAAAGCTGCGATCGCAGAGCAAATATGGGATATTGTCATCTGTGATTATTCCATGCCCACCTTTAGCGCTCCTGCTGCATTAAAGCAGGTTAAGGAAAGTGGACTTGATCTGCCATTCATTATCGTCTCAGGCACGATTGGTGAAGATACCGCAGTAGCCGCTATGAAAGCTGGTGCCCATGATTACATCATCAAAGGTAATCTAGCAAGACTTATCCCTGCTGTTGCTCGCGAGTTGCGTGAGGCCCAGGTGAGATTGGAACGTAAACAAGCAGAGGAGCAGATTAAAGCATCGCTTCAAGAAAAAGAGGTGCTATTGAAAGAAATTCATCACCGGGTAAAAAATAATTTGCAGATTATTTCTAGTCTGCTCAACCTGCAAGCAGAGTATCTCAAGGACAATCAAGTCCTTGAGGTATTCAAAGATAGCCAGAACCGGATTGAAACAATGGCTCTGATCCACGAGAAACTATATCAATCTCAAGACTTGGCAAAGATTAATTTTGCTGAATATATCCAAGATTTGGTAACTAATTTATTTTATTCATATAACGTTAATGCCAGCGCTATTACTTTAAAAATGAACGTTGAGGAGGTTTTTCTAGCTATTGATGCAGCTATTCCTTGCGGGTTGATTATCAATGAACTTATTTCAAATTCCCTAAAATATGCTTTTCCCCAAAGAGAAACGGGAGAAATTTGTATTGGCTTTTGCTCCATAGAGGCAAATTTATTTACACTTGCTGTCAGTGATAATGGTGTCGGTTTTGCCCAAGATTTTGACTTTCAAGCTACAGAATCGTTAGGACTGCGATTAGTAAAAGGTCTAACACATCAGCTACAAGGCAATATCGATTTTATCAGCTATAACGGAGTGAAGTGTAAAATTATATTTCCAATTAAAAATATCTAA